The Camelina sativa cultivar DH55 chromosome 14, Cs, whole genome shotgun sequence genome includes a window with the following:
- the LOC104742508 gene encoding uncharacterized protein At4g06744-like, whose protein sequence is MASILSILFLILALSNLHFTLPTGDNHITDRKSLEIIIGGGNDDNPPPSPSPEPEPEPADCPPPPPPPTPCPPPPSPLPSPPPPSLPPSTPPKQLPPPTKRPRSPHRKRPQPPPMPLLSNSPFLKKAYPILLEFKKSVKDPLNKLYNWGGPDVCNYNGLKCAIFPNSRHLAVASVQFNGFQLGGITLDNFLGKLDTFSIFHANSNNFIGSVPDVSKLNFLFELDLSNNKLTGDFPTNVLKGTNLTFLDLRFNTFSGSVPPQVFNLDLDVLFINNNNLVQNLPSNLGSITALYLTFANNRFTGSIPESIGNIKYLQEVLFLNNQLTGCLPYQIGNLNQATVFDVESNRLTGPIPYSFGCLDKMEQLSLARNNFYGTIPEIVCEIACLKNLSLSYNYFTQAGPKCRKLIERKILDVRMNCILDLPNQKRPEECAVFFKRKQTCSDPKSLFIVPCGKNPNRVKPDQAQLEEGKPQVSHPVSYNALNPDRLRNL, encoded by the exons atggCTTCAATTCTCTCAATCCTTTTTCTCATTCTTGCACTTTCAAATCTCCACTTCACTCTACCTACCGGAGACAACCACATTACCGACAGAAAATCCTTAGAAATCATCATTGGTGGCGGTAACGACGACAATCCACCACCTTCACCTTCGCCGGAACCAGAACCGGAACCTGCTGACtgccctcctcctcctcctcctcctactccaTGCCCTCCTCCACCCTCTCCTCTTCCAAGCCCTCCTCCACCCTCTCTTCCTCCAAGCACTCCTCCAAAACAGCTCCCACCGCCTACAAAGCGGCCACGTTCACCGCATAGGAAGCGGCCACAACCGCCGCCAATGCCTCTACTCTCTAATAGCCCATTCTTAAAGAAAGCCTATCCAATTCTCCTAGAATTCAAGAAATCAGTCAAAGATCCATTAAATAAACTTTACAATTGGGGAGGCCCCGACGTTTGCAATTACAACGGACTCAAATGCGCCATTTTCCCGAATTCAAGGCATCTCGCAGTTGCAAGCGTCCAGTTTAATGGGTTTCAATTGGGAGGCATAACGTTAGATAACTTCCTCGGCAAGTTAGACACGTTCAGCATCTTCCACGCAAACTCCAACAATTTCATAGGCTCTGTGCCTGACGTCAGCAAGTTGAACTTCTTGTTCGAGCTTGATCTAAGCAACAACAAACTCACCGGAGATTTCCCAACCAATGTCTTGAAAGGAACCAATCTCACGTTTCTCGATCTCAGGTTCAATACTTTCTCAGGCTCTGTTCCTCCTCAGGTCTTTAATCTCGACCTCGACGTCTtgttcatcaacaacaacaatcttgtTCAGAACCTTCCAAGCAATCTTGGATCCATCACTGCTCTTTACCTCACATTCGCAAACAACAG GTTCACGGGTTCAATTCCCGAGAGTATTGGCAACATCAAGTACCTACAAGAAGTTCTTTTCTTGAATAACCAGTTAACCGGATGCTTACCGTACCAAATAGGAAACCTAAACCAAGCCACTGTTTTCGATGTTGAGTCTAACAGATTAACCGGTCCAATACCGTACTCTTTCGGTTGCTTGGACAAGATGGAACAACTCAGTCTTGCCAGAAACAATTTCTATGGAACCATACCAGAGATCGTATGCGAGATTGCTTGTCTTAAAAACTTGTCTCTCTCCTATAATTACTTCACTCAGGCCGGTCCAAAATGTAGAAAACTCATCGAGCGAAAGATTCTGGACGTTCGTATGAATTGTATACTTGATCTTCCAAACCAGAAACGACCAGAAGAATGTGCTGTTTTCTTCAAGCGGAAACAGACTTGTTCTGATCCCAAGTCTTTGTTTATTGTCCCTTGTGGAAAGAATCCAAACCGGGTTAAACCGGATCAAGCACAATTAGAAGAGGGAAAACCTCAAGTTTCTCATCCGGTATCTTACAACGCACTTAACCCGGACCGGCTTCGGAATCTATAA
- the LOC104742507 gene encoding PI-PLC X domain-containing protein At5g67130-like, whose protein sequence is MFPRLLVLLVALLIQSSFLLDISSALQEGKTCIANRNCDAGLHCETCIANSGFRPRCSRTQPINPISKTKGLPFNKYSWLTTHNSFARLGEVSRTGSVILAPTNQQDSITSQLSNGVRGFMLDMYDFQNDVWLCHSFNGMCFNFTAFQPAINILREFQVFLEKNTEEVVTIIIEDYVKSPNGLTKVFDAAGLRNFMFPVARMPKNGGDWPRLDDMVRQNQRLLVFTSDSRKEATEGIAYQWNYMVENQYGNGGLKVGACPNRAQSKPMSDKSKSLVLVNHFPDAADLIVACKQNSASLLESIKTCYQAAGKRWPNFIAVDFYKRSNGGGAPQAVDIANGNLMCGCDNFAACKADGKCG, encoded by the exons ATGTTTCCAAGACTACTCGTCCTTCTCGTAGCTCTTCTGATTCAATCTTCTTTCCTTTTAGATATATCCTCTGCTCTCCAG GAGGGGAAAACATGTATAGCAAACAGAAACTGTGACGCTGGTTTACACTGTGAAACATGTATAGCCAACTCTGGTTTCAGACCCAGATGCTCCCGAACCCAACCCATCAACCCCATCTCCAAG acgaaGGGATTGCCTTTCAACAAGTATTCATGGTTAACAACACACAACTCGTTTGCTCGATTGGGGGAAGTGTCAAGGACCGGTTCTGTCATTTTGGCGCCTACTAACCAGCAAGATTCAATCACAAGCCAACTCAGT AATGGTGTAAGAGGGTTTATGCTCGACATGTATGACTTCCAAAACGATGTCTGGCTTTGCCATTCTTTCAACGGGATGTGTTTCAATTTCACCGCTTTC CAACCGGCGATTAACATTTTGAGGGAGTTTCAAGTGTTTCTAGAGAAGAACACAGAGGAAGTTGTAACGATTATCATCGAAGACTATGTGAAATCGCCTAATGGTCTCACGAAAGTGTTCGATGCAGCTGGTCTACGTAACTTCATGTTTCCGGTAGCTAGAATGCCCAAAAATGGAGGGGATTGGCCAAGGCTTGACGACATGGTACGTCAAAACCAACGGTTGCTAGTTTTCACATCCGATTCACGTAAAGAAGCAACCGAAGGGATTGCATATCAATGGAACTATATGGTTGAGAATCAAT ATGGAAATGGGGGGTTGAAGGTAGGAGCATGTCCGAATAGGGCACAATCAAAACCGATGAGCGATAAAtcgaaatctcttgttcttgtgAACCATTTCCCTGATGCAGCTGATTTGATAGTTGCATGTAAGCAAAACTCGGCTTCTCTTCTAGAATCTATCAAGACATGTTACCAAGCCGCGGGGAAGCGATGGCCTAACTTCATAGCAGTCGATTTCTACAAG AGAAGCAATGGTGGAGGAGCTCCGCAAGCGGTAGATATTGCTAATGGCAATTTGATGTGCGGTTGCGATAACTTTGCAGCGTGCAAG GCTGACGGCAAGTGTGGATAG